In Camelina sativa cultivar DH55 chromosome 13, Cs, whole genome shotgun sequence, the genomic window TTTTCAAGAAGCTGAATCACCCGatcttctccttcaccatcgaaTAAGCATGCAATATGGAGAAATATCGTTTTATATTTATCATCATCACCTAAGCTATCGTATCCGACTCTTAGTATCTTCTCAATGTCACCATGAAGACTGGCTTTTAGGCTAGGCAGTTCACGTGTCCACTCACATTTGCTTTTACCTCGCAATGATGAGCCTAGAACACAAAGTCCTAATGGAAGACGATTAGCGAATTTTGTAACTTCAATTGCAAGCCCCATGAATCCTTCCGGCGGATAATCTTGTTTAAAAGCAGATTGAGAAAACATTTGTAGAGCTTCATTTCCAGATGGAAAATTCACCTCATAAATATGGTTGACACCATGCCCCTTAAAAAGCTCTTTGTGCTCAGTGGTCACTATAATCCTACTTCCAGCACCAAACCACCGAGGTTCATTTGCTAAAGCTTCTAGTTGCTCCAGTTTATCGACATCATCAAGAACGATAAACACTTTTTGAGACTTTAGCCTCTCCTCTGCAACACCTAAATGATTTATCCTCATGTCCTTGAGGTTGAGCATTTCAGAGAGAAATTGTTCCTGCAACTGCAATTTCGAGCTGTAGCGGTCATTTCTGCTATAACTTCCCTTAACATTCTCCATAAAAACACTAAGTTGAAAGTCGCCAGACAATCGTCCGTATAACGCTCTAGCAATTGTGGTTTTGCCAATTCCTGCAGGACCCCAAATCCCAACGACCCTCACCTCATTAGATTCCATACATAACAAAGAATTCATCTTTGCTATATGAGCTTCCATTCCAACTAAATGATCGAAATCCCTCGACGGTGTGAAGTTCAATATGTTAGTAATATCTGTGGCAATTTTTAACATCATAGCAGCTTCGCTATCCCTGCCAGGAGAAATATCATTCCATTTATCAAACTGGAATAAGAATTTGATACACATACAGGGAAATGAATTAGCAGTATTGACGTTCAAAGATCAGGAAAGCTTTAACTTTTTACCTTAGAACAACTATGTACTTGTACAATCTTTGATATGCAGACAAAAACCAGCAACATCCTATGTATATAGATTTCTATTGTCTAACTACACAATCAACCAAACGTCATGCATGTTTCCCAAATTCCAAATATCAATAAAGAAATCTCACGAGTCACGACTAACAAAACTGATCCAAATGAAAGATGAAATACTAGAGGAGAGGACTAACCAATTGTGTGAATGCTCGCCGCCTATGTTAGCAACATCAGTCAAAGCTTTCCTCCAACTTTGCTTCTGCTCCTCTGTTTTTCCCTCACATGTTCTCTCGAAGGCAGTTCCAAAGTCTCCAGTCTGTTTCCTTACATCAGATGGATCCATATCATAGAAAATTGGTATTACCTTTTGATCTGCAGTCTTCCTGCATTCCATAATCTCCAACAACTCGTCTAAACACCAGGTTGATGAAGCATAGTTCTTCGTGAGGATGACGACGCCAATCCTCGATGCTCGTATAGCTTGTACAAGCTCAGGGCCGATGGACTCACTCCTCCTGATTTGATTATCTACAAATGTGTTGATTCCTTTGCGATTAAATTCACCGAGCAAGTGGCTGAGAAAGTTTCGACGGACATCTTGACCACTGAAGCTTGAAAAGACGTCATATCTCCGTTGAATAGAGGacaataaagaagaagacgaagaagcagaCATGGTGGATGATGAAACCTAAGCACGAGGCCTAGACAATCTTAAAAGCCTAAACCAAAGTCTAGCTTCTTTCAACTAAGATCAGGAAAAAAGCTTTGTAAGAGAATTTCATTGTAACCAAATCAGCACAGAGAAACCATGGCACTCATCTTCTCTTTATATCATTGAGTGAAGAATCTTGTTAAAAGTCAAAACCTTTATCTCCACTAATTCCTGGGGATTTCCACAAGCTGGTTGCTTGAGATTTTTTATACCAAGTCTCGTCTTGGAAGGTATCACGAAACTTCTGAAAAGTCAAACTCTTGNAAATATGAAgctactcaaaaaaaaaaaaaaaaaaaactcgatctTATAGACAAATGGAATGTAAAGATTAACTAAAGTggatttaattgtttaaaaatgaaatattcgTCATAGATGTCATCAGCCAAGACGGCTAGTTCAACAACTTCATAGAATTGGTCAgaataaaaacacaaccataGCTATGTGTTTCTATAATCTCAAGGGGCATTAAACAtggtcaaaaatacaaaaaaccaaatctaCATGACTCTAGAATTGCTCCCATTGTCAACCAAACCAAGACTTAAAATGAAGCAACTGATAAGTTATTAAGTAGCAGAGCAGctaacaaacagaaaaaaacctTTTCTCATGTCAAACTATGGATAAACTCATCTTGCTTTGTCAGTCTGTCTATTAACAGGTTAAGAACATGAATGTGGACTAAGTAAGGCTAACCCATTAGATTTTAAGGTGAAACACCATATAGAGCAAATCACACCTTTGTTTTCCACTAAACAGCAGCACAATTCCAAATGAGCTTAACCAATAATATCTATAAACAATACACTAGAACCTTATCTGACTATATCTGAACCCCTTGGTGCCGAGATTTTTTTAACCAAAGAGATGCATTCTAtagcaaaaccctaattttagtAAGCTCAAGTATTCACAATTATATGAAATTCAATATCGTCGAAAAAACAAAAGCTCAAGAATTCACAACTCATACCTACAATCAGAATCAGACAtagagacaaaaaaatgaaaatagaaattgaaGCACGTTAACATAATTATAGAAGAAATCGATGGAATCCAAATCCTTGAAGAAGCCATTGCAAACCAAAGCCCTGGTTGAAATTTTCCGAACAGAAGAACAAAGcgcttaataaaaaaaaaatcgaatttggtttttttggcgAAAAGAAAATCGAATATTTAAATTACAGTATTACCCTTTGACTACttcaaagaaaccaaagtaACCTTTTACACATTGAATGTACCAAATAATGCATCATGATGAGTTGTTCTCCTTCCCCAGATATAGAGATGAGAGACGTATCAACAAGGGTTTGTATCCCTTTCTCCACGTCCCAGTCTCTCTCCGAAAGCAAGACTATGGCCTCATTCACGTTCTTGCCACATACCCATAGTCTAGAATCTCTTAACGAACCAAGTATCAGTTTATGTCTGTTATCCAAACCATCGTAAGCGAATCTAATAGCTTTCTCAATATCAGTATCGTTGTTAACATAGGTTTTAAATTTATCCGGTGCCATTTTCCACCCCTCTTTGCTCTTCCCACGTAAAGCCGAGCCTAAGATCTTGAGACCAAGTGGAAAAGGAGCAATAAGATTTGCTACTTCAACAGCTCGCTCAAAGTAAGCTCTTGGTggagagcttttttttttttttttttttttttNNNNNNNNNNNNNNNNNNNNNNNNNNNNNNNNNNNNNNNNNNNNNNNNNNNNNNNNNNNNNNNNNNNNNNNNNNNNNNNNNNNNNNNNNNNNNNNNNNNNNNNNNNNNNNNNNNNNNNNNNNNNNNNNNNNNNNNNNNNNNNNNNNNNNNNNNNNNNNNNNNNNNNNNNNNNNNNNNNNNNNNNNNNNNNNNNNNNNNNNNNNNNNNNNNNNNNNNNNNNNNNNNNNNNNNNNNNNNNNNN contains:
- the LOC104735846 gene encoding putative disease resistance protein At4g11170; its protein translation is MSASSSSSLLSSIQRRYDVFSSFSGQDVRRNFLSHLLGEFNRKGINTFVDNQIRRSESIGPELVQAIRASRIGVVILTKNYASSTWCLDELLEIMECRKTADQKVIPIFYDMDPSDVRKQTGDFGTAFERTCEGKTEEQKQSWRKALTDVANIGGEHSHNWDSEAAMMLKIATDITNILNFTPSRDFDHLVGMEAHIAKMNSLLCMESNEVRVVGIWGPAGIGKTTIARALYGRLSGDFQLSVFMENVKGSYSRNDRYSSKLQLQEQFLSEMLNLKDMRINHLGVAEERLKSQKVFIVLDDVDKLEQLEALANEPRWFGAGSRIIVTTEHKELFKGHGVNHIYEVNFPSGNEALQMFSQSAFKQDYPPEGFMGLAIEVTKFANRLPLGLCVLGSSLRGKSKCEWTRELPSLKASLHGDIEKILRVGYDSLGDDDKYKTIFLHIACLFDGEGEDRVIQLLENSTLDIKFGLGVLVDRALINISSDKCITMHHLLRQMGREIVRRQSAHEPGKRQFLIDAQEIYDVLSDNTGTESVLGISFNMSEIRELFLGERAFSGMHNLQILRFYKLWSDKAIVHLHEGLDCLPLPRKLKLLHWEGCPMKHMSFRFRPECLIEINMKWSNLKKLWEGVPMLRSLKKMELSGSTSLEELPDLSEALNLEHLDMQNCHSLVKLPSSIWKLSRLTFLHLYGCRNLEPLPANYALDSLSYLNIGECSKNVVFPEISSEIKKLSVSFTPISAVPPSVDYWSCLRTLEMIGCGNVTEFPRVPYTVSKLHLHLSGIKEIPPWISDLYGLKELSMAFCTELR